GCGTCGTAAACCTGTTGCATCATGTCGTTAAAACCAAGCAGGCCGAGTTCAGATTTAAGCTTAGGTAACTCGCTTTCTAAATACACTAACAATTCAGCACGTAAACGATTTAATTTCACAGCCAAGATTTCTTGCTGTTGATTATCAAGCGCTATCGCTTCATCAAGTAGAGTAAAAAAAGGATGCTTAACTAAAAAGCTGTCTTTACCTTTTTTGACCTTGCCCTTCATCGTCTCTGCGCTGCATTTTTTAGAAAAAGCACACCAATTAAAACGCTGATTATCTAATAATCCATACAGCGCATCTATGTACTGATCCTTTTGCCCTTTTCGATAAGTTGAACCATTTAAGGCGTCATCGAATGCTTGGTTAAATTGCAGCATAATGTCAGCTTGATCTGCTTGCCAAACACTTAATACTTGCTGATACAACTGCTTTTCATCACCTTGTAAAACTGGCAAATCAGGCACATTGAGGGTTACAAAGGAATGCTTACCTATATGGTCTTTAACACTCTCTAATAAACGACTTGGGCTCTGCTTTTTCTCGATTAAATAGGATAACCAAGTTTGGTCGCCTTCATTATCTGCGTCTAATTGCACTATCTTTTTGCGCCAAAAATCTTCACTAACTTGCTGACGATAAGGTGTTTCATCGGTTATCGGTTTTAGATCAAATCGTGTTGACGCTTCAAAACTATAATCATTTAATAAGCGCTGACAAAAACTATGAATGGTATAAATAGCAGCCTTATCAAACTCACTTATTGCTAGTTGAAGCTGTTTTTGAATGACACTAAAATCTTGTCCCTGCTGTGACCATTTATTCTGTAAATCGGCATAAAGATCAGCATCTTCAACCTGTTTATCACCACGCAGAAATAGCAACATATCTTGTAATCGAGAGCGTATTCGCCCGGCAAGTTCAGCAGTAGCAGCACGCGTAAAGGTCACCACTAAAATATGCTCGGGTAGTAACTGTTTTTCAACAATCATACGTAGATACAACCCCGTACTACTCCAGGTTTTACCAGTGCCTGCACTAGCCTCAACTAAATTTGCACCAGAAAGCGCAACATTGACCACATCAAAATCGATACGCGTAGCTTGCTTCGACTGTAGTTTTGTATCAGTCATATTATTTACTCTCCGTTTTCGCATCAAATGTAGTCTCAATTGGTGCTTCAAAAGCCGTTAGTAATGGCATTAACAATGTATTTGACCAATACTCAAAATGTTCACTTTCGATAGGGTTGGTATCGCGGTATAGATATTGATTCGCGGGTTTACTGCCTTCACCCGCATAATTAAACCCATCAGCCCATGCCGTTAATGCTTGCTTCAATGCGTCCTCTGGTACTTTAGGTTTCTTTTTAATCGCGTGTGCGTATTTAAAGCTACAACGATGAAAATACTCAATCGGAAAATGTTGACCAAATAGCATGGCAGCTAGCCAGTGACTTAAATACAGCTCTGCATCTTCAATAGGGCCTAACTCAGCAACCCCATCTTGGCTAATCACTTGTGTTTTTAGTGCGATTCCCGCAGGTTTCACACAACATAAAATCAGATGCTTTAACCACACCTCAATCTGTAAATAATTATGGAACCGGTCGGCAAGTACGAGATGAAATCCCTGCTCGGTGACATCTTCAATGAGCCCATGTAATGACAGTAGCGTTGTTGTTAGCCCCCCTGAGCAAAGCGATGTCACCTCATCTAATTGACTGATCAGTGGAACTTGCATCTGTAACTGAAAAGGGATGGCATCACATTCGGTTAGCGATTTATTTTCCTCAATCGCCTCAATCTGAGCGTTAAGCGTGTCAGCTTGTAATTGATGCAATAGCTGTCCGTGCATCCCATGAGGCATAGCGCCTCCTGCTTGCGCTACTTTCAGAGCACTGGCTATCAATTCTGAAGATTGGCTATTAGGGCCATTTTTAACACACTGCAATACACCTTGACGCACCGCGCTATCTGCAAAGTTTGCTAAATCAAAAGGTTCACTGTTTTCCCACTGAACACTTTCATCAAACAATGACAAACCGAGCGTTTCTCGTAGATAGCCGTTTTGTGGGTTTTTAGCAAATTGTAATAATGCTTGTAAGGATATTTCTCCTTTTATTTCTCCCGCTAAATAGCCAGATGCCAGTTCCATCAACGATTTAGTACCTAGCCCTAATTGCAGGCTGACTTGCAACCACTGCTGTGAATGACTTTGCAAAAGACCAGGCTGAAAGTTGTTTTGACTATAGGCATGCATTGGGTGTTCAATAACATCAAATGGAATACCTAACTGGCGCGCTAATTCACTTAACTCACTGACCAATACAGAGGCGGGTTTCTCTTCGGCTGTATTGATATTGTGCCCGATATAACTCACATATAGCGCCTGCTGTGTTGCGAGTAGAAATTGTAGGGTTTGATAACGAGCTAACTCCCCTGTTTTTCGATCTCCAAGCTGACTAAACTTTTCAATAAGATCAAATCCGGGCTCTCGATTTGATGTTGGCCACGCATCGTAATTCATGCCTAATAAACAGGTGATTTTTGTTGGGATACCTGCCAATGAGTTCATGCCAGCAAAATTGATTGCACCACTCAATCGGCCACTTCGACTCGCTTCAGGCAGATAAGGTTGCAGCGCGGCAGCGAAGGTTGCAATATCAACGCATTCATCAAGTTGACTGTTTTGGGCGGCGCTACAAAGCTTATTAATCGCTTCTAAAATCTGCTTATGCATTGCTTGTTCGCTATCATCGACCGCGAACAGATCATCCATTAGGGTTAATAACAGTTGTTGCCATTGCACAAAGGTTTTTGTCGTTTGAGTGTATTGATGCCATGTAAACAGTAATTCGCAGTAATTAATCAACTCAACTAATACGTTGTAATTACTGCTATCAACTTGATCTGCAGGTAACAGATCATGTTCGCCAAATAGCGGTAAATCCGTTGAGAAAGCAACGGGTAATGCGTAACCTACTAACAGGCGATCTAGCCCTTCACGCCAACTATTTTGCAAGTCAGCAGGTAGGTCTAAATCTGTTTTATGGGCAGCATCCACTCCCCAACGTACCGATGCTTGGTCTAACCAAGTGGTAATCTGTGAAAGCTCATCTTCGTTTAATGAGAATTTATTTTGCACAAGGCGATTACGTAATAATGTTTCCACTTGCTCGCGGGTAAATCGCCACTGATAAACTTCAAGTAGTGTTTGCACACCATTTAACAATGCAGATTGATTCGCCCCTTGATTATCGGCAAATTGGTAGGGTAATAATGCATCATCTCTATCAAATACCGCACGGATAAAGGGACTGTATTTTTCTAAATCCGGTAGCGCAACCAATACATCTGCAGGCTTGAGGATTTTGTCATGTTTGAAACGATTCAGTAGATAATCATGTAACGCTTCTACTTCACGCATCGGGCTATAACAATTACTTAGTACTAGGCTGTGATCATCAGCATGGTTATTAGAATTACTTTCCTGACGCTGATCATCACGTTGTCCTTTGATAGCGACTTGTAATCGTTGTAACTTATTTTTTTGTAGTGGCATCGCTTGATCAACATTTATCGCAGTCACCGCTAAGTTATCTCGTAATACGCCCCATATCTGTTGCCAATTTGCTAGTTGAGGCGCTTCAATCGATGCCTCTGTTTGTGGGGAAAATGCAAATAGATTAACGTCCACTACCTGAGCCAGTGCGTTAAATAATTCGATTGAAACTTTTGGTAAATAACTAATTCCGAACACATTAATCGTAGCAGGCAAGGTTAATTTTTCTGGGCTCTGCGCTAAGGTTTCAATCAACTGTTCAATCAATTGATAACGCGCAGGTTGAACGGAACTTTTCACTAACTCTGCCCATAAGCCTTGTTGCCAAAGTTCATCTTCGCCTAAATTTAGCGATTGACCATCACTCCACGCATCAAGCCAATCTTGCCGAAATAGCTGGTAGTTATCAAATATCCGCGCCGTTTTAATCGCCAGTTTCATGGTGTCGACATCATCACCATTTTCAATATATTGATTTAATCGAGGGTATTGCGCACAAAAGGCTTCATCACTAAATAGCTTAAATATTCGCAGTTGTAACTGCTCAACACCAAAATCACTGTAAGCTTCTAAATTAGGTGTAATTTGCTTAACTAAATTCCAAGCAAACTGAGCGGGCAAAATGCGTTGTACATTGGCTTCAATGCCTTTGGCTTGCGCAAGCTGTAAACTTAACCATTTCGCTATTTTTATATTAGGGACAACCAATGGTTGTGACTGTAACGGGTGGTGAATAACCCCCGCATTTACTTGCAGATATTGAGTAAACAGTTGACCATAATCACTCGCAGTAAAAACATTAAGCATGCATGAACCTTTTCAGTCGGTTAAATAATAGGATAAAAAAATATGACATTATACGTGGAGATTGCCAACGCGCCTCTTTATCACTGGCGCTATAAGAAACTGATATATTTGATAAATAATCTAATTCGCGTTAATACCTAGATCGCTTGAATAGCGATTAATCTTACGCGCGATTATTCCACACCTCTCTTTGTTATTATCCAATAAACTATCAAAATAAGATATATGTAATATATATAAATAACCACTTAACTCTAATGGCGCATATTTAGAAAATAGATAAATGCCACTTTCATAGTTATAATATTCATCTCGACATTCTTCTATGTCATTAACACCAACCGGATCCCATTCAGTCCATATCAATTCACTTATATAATCCTGTAATTGTTTTTCTTTTTCACTCAGCACATCACCTTGTTGTTCACTAAACTGCTTTTCTAAACGAGATAACAATTCAATCATGCTTATATTGCAATCATATTCAAAATTAGGTTTATCAAGGTAATCAAATCTATCTTGCGCCGCGAACAGTTGCTCATTATCTGCATCTAGTTGGGTATCAACACGGTAAGCGACCAAAACATTATCGTCTTTAGCAGCATTGTAATCCACGCAAACCACTTTATGGGTAAGAGGCTCAGGGAGTTCATTTAATGTGTAATGGCCTATCACAACAGGTTTGTCACCTTGATATTCTTGCCACCATTTCACACGTTCTTGAGTTCGTTTGGTGCCAGTTTTATCGATGAAGAACTCACCATCAGGTAACGTTCTCTCAGGCCCTTTCAATAAAATCTCACACAATTCGAATAGTTCATGTTGCTCATTAAAAGCATCAACCCAATGTACCTCTTTTAACGAGTTGTCGGCATTCAGATAAGGTTTAAGACGCTCGATTGCTTGTTCATCCCAGCAAGCATGAATCGCGTTTACCGTTTCAAAACTTAAAAACAGTGGCAAAGATTTAAACCAATCAATCCATCTATTATGCTCAGCAGAACCCTCACCAACGGCATTTAAGAAAGCTCGATGTTGTTTAGTATTTTTTTCATTATGTGGACGGCAAAACTCACCATTTTCATTTTTTGAAGCCCAGCCAATCGCATTAAACTCATGATTTCCTAATAAACAAAGAGCATGACCATTTTTCTGTAGTGACTGGACTCTTTGTAACGTAATAATATGCTGATCATTGTTAGTTTGTTTGTTATCAATTAAATCGCCAATAAAGACTAACTTCGCTGTTTTACATTCAGAGTCTGGATCTGTATCGTCAAAGTCGATTTCTGTTAATAACGCCTCTAGCTTTGTGTGTTGTGCATGAACATCACCAATAAAATATATGCTTGAAATATGATCGTCTAACTGCATTCTTAATCCTTTTAAATCAATTTAGCGAAGGGCTTTACTCGAGGGAGAGCTTTCTTTCTACATCACAATTTTTATGTTTTCTGTAATTGTCGAGAACAGTACTCATGGCTTGAAATCAGCCCTTCTGTATTATCGACTCCAACAGTGCCACCATAGGGTTCAACTCCCAATGCAAATCGACGTAGATTAACCTTAAGCTGGTACTGCTCATTCATTGGATTTTCACCACGTTTTCGCGCTTTGGCTTCAACATTGCTGTCATAATAAAAATCATATTCTTCGGGAAAAGTTTTGCTATGTAATTCATTTAGAGGGCGATTTTTCTCTGCTTCTAGCGCACATATTTCTTTATTTCTTTGCTTTTTATTGCTCATATCTTTCCCCTTTATTATTTATCATGTATTAGCACTTACCCTTTAATCAGCTTTAGCCTAATGCCTCCTCGCCAGTGAGCAAAAATGATAAGCGTTTTAACCACAATTGCAGTGAACCATCTCTCTTAAAGTTATCCCATACGCCGTCAGAAAAACGATCTTGACGAATAATTGCAGTAATACACTTAAGTGCATCGATATAACTCATATTATTAAGAAACGTGATTTTTTCTTGTCTATCCTCTAAATCGTCATGTTCCAGTGAAATACCAAGCAGATGCCTAGATTCAAAATACGGCCAGTCAAACTCAGTCAACATGAGCTTATGTTCATAGAGCGATATATATATTTTGTCGCAAAACTCTTTTCCCTCTAGCCCTTCTAAACTATCGAGGAAAATATGGCTTTGAGATACAGTCGGAACAGTCGCTAGAAGAGCAGCTGTCTCGGTTAACTTCTCCTGCCAAGCAAGTTTATCTAACCAGTGCTTAGGCAGTGCCTCTACGCCATAAAATGCCCCAGCAAGTTGCCCATATATTGCCGCAGTAGTATCTGCATCATCACCTAGATTAGCCGCTAATAGCGCGCCCTCTTCAAAACTATTCGAGTTTGCAAAAGCCCATAATGCTGCTTCTAGTGATTCAACGACAAATCCTGTTCCAAATATCGAATCTCGTGACTTGCGTAAAAACGAGCCTTCTACAATTGCCATAATATCAGGGTGTAAATCATCAAACGCAGTTGATAACCCATCGAATAAGTTTTGTTTATCAACATTCTGCTGACTAAATAACTGATACAGCAACCATGTCATTACTTGGCAAGATTGATAGGCGCGGATTTCACCATGAGTGGTTAATGAACTTTGTTTTGCAGCCTCTAACGCATCCGTTAAGTTAACCCCTTTGCTAGGCGCAAAAAAGATAGCAATGGGTGCTAAGCGCATTAAACTGCCATTACCTGCACTATAATCAGCGGTCGAGCCTGCATATGCATTACCTGTGGCGGCATAACTGCGCAACGCACTCGATACTGTATTGCCAATATCAAAACAACGCCCTGTTACTGAGTTTTCTCCCTCTTTCCACCAGCGAACATAACGTTGTATTTGATCTTCAAGGGAACATTTACCCGTTGCTAACAGGCTATCAGCAAGGCACAGAGCCATGGACGTATCATCTGTCCACTGCCCTGCTTGTAAGGAGAATGGCCCACCACCATTCATATCAGTGATCGGAGCATAACTATCTTTGCTTTTAAACTCTAAGGTCGTGCCTAAAGCATCGCCAAGTGCTAAGCCAAGCAAAGCGCCTTTTGCGCGAGAAATGAATTGTTCAGATTGGATTGGTTGCAATATATAAACGCCTTATGTGATGAGAAGGAGGACTTAGGTTACTGTTAACTGAAATCTCTCAGCAAGATAATTGTAGTATTTTTATCTGACCGCTGATAGAACTGAATACTTTAACATGTCGCAAAATCAAGCAGGTTAATCTTTACATTAGCACTTGTATTTAAAGTAAAAAAATATGCTACAAGTTAATTTAATAATTTTATTGCCTTTAAGCAAACG
This window of the Psychromonas sp. MME1 genome carries:
- a CDS encoding exodeoxyribonuclease V subunit gamma → MLNVFTASDYGQLFTQYLQVNAGVIHHPLQSQPLVVPNIKIAKWLSLQLAQAKGIEANVQRILPAQFAWNLVKQITPNLEAYSDFGVEQLQLRIFKLFSDEAFCAQYPRLNQYIENGDDVDTMKLAIKTARIFDNYQLFRQDWLDAWSDGQSLNLGEDELWQQGLWAELVKSSVQPARYQLIEQLIETLAQSPEKLTLPATINVFGISYLPKVSIELFNALAQVVDVNLFAFSPQTEASIEAPQLANWQQIWGVLRDNLAVTAINVDQAMPLQKNKLQRLQVAIKGQRDDQRQESNSNNHADDHSLVLSNCYSPMREVEALHDYLLNRFKHDKILKPADVLVALPDLEKYSPFIRAVFDRDDALLPYQFADNQGANQSALLNGVQTLLEVYQWRFTREQVETLLRNRLVQNKFSLNEDELSQITTWLDQASVRWGVDAAHKTDLDLPADLQNSWREGLDRLLVGYALPVAFSTDLPLFGEHDLLPADQVDSSNYNVLVELINYCELLFTWHQYTQTTKTFVQWQQLLLTLMDDLFAVDDSEQAMHKQILEAINKLCSAAQNSQLDECVDIATFAAALQPYLPEASRSGRLSGAINFAGMNSLAGIPTKITCLLGMNYDAWPTSNREPGFDLIEKFSQLGDRKTGELARYQTLQFLLATQQALYVSYIGHNINTAEEKPASVLVSELSELARQLGIPFDVIEHPMHAYSQNNFQPGLLQSHSQQWLQVSLQLGLGTKSLMELASGYLAGEIKGEISLQALLQFAKNPQNGYLRETLGLSLFDESVQWENSEPFDLANFADSAVRQGVLQCVKNGPNSQSSELIASALKVAQAGGAMPHGMHGQLLHQLQADTLNAQIEAIEENKSLTECDAIPFQLQMQVPLISQLDEVTSLCSGGLTTTLLSLHGLIEDVTEQGFHLVLADRFHNYLQIEVWLKHLILCCVKPAGIALKTQVISQDGVAELGPIEDAELYLSHWLAAMLFGQHFPIEYFHRCSFKYAHAIKKKPKVPEDALKQALTAWADGFNYAGEGSKPANQYLYRDTNPIESEHFEYWSNTLLMPLLTAFEAPIETTFDAKTESK
- a CDS encoding metallophosphoesterase; this translates as MQLDDHISSIYFIGDVHAQHTKLEALLTEIDFDDTDPDSECKTAKLVFIGDLIDNKQTNNDQHIITLQRVQSLQKNGHALCLLGNHEFNAIGWASKNENGEFCRPHNEKNTKQHRAFLNAVGEGSAEHNRWIDWFKSLPLFLSFETVNAIHACWDEQAIERLKPYLNADNSLKEVHWVDAFNEQHELFELCEILLKGPERTLPDGEFFIDKTGTKRTQERVKWWQEYQGDKPVVIGHYTLNELPEPLTHKVVCVDYNAAKDDNVLVAYRVDTQLDADNEQLFAAQDRFDYLDKPNFEYDCNISMIELLSRLEKQFSEQQGDVLSEKEKQLQDYISELIWTEWDPVGVNDIEECRDEYYNYESGIYLFSKYAPLELSGYLYILHISYFDSLLDNNKERCGIIARKINRYSSDLGINAN
- a CDS encoding ADP-ribosylglycohydrolase family protein — translated: MQPIQSEQFISRAKGALLGLALGDALGTTLEFKSKDSYAPITDMNGGGPFSLQAGQWTDDTSMALCLADSLLATGKCSLEDQIQRYVRWWKEGENSVTGRCFDIGNTVSSALRSYAATGNAYAGSTADYSAGNGSLMRLAPIAIFFAPSKGVNLTDALEAAKQSSLTTHGEIRAYQSCQVMTWLLYQLFSQQNVDKQNLFDGLSTAFDDLHPDIMAIVEGSFLRKSRDSIFGTGFVVESLEAALWAFANSNSFEEGALLAANLGDDADTTAAIYGQLAGAFYGVEALPKHWLDKLAWQEKLTETAALLATVPTVSQSHIFLDSLEGLEGKEFCDKIYISLYEHKLMLTEFDWPYFESRHLLGISLEHDDLEDRQEKITFLNNMSYIDALKCITAIIRQDRFSDGVWDNFKRDGSLQLWLKRLSFLLTGEEALG